GCACACTGACAGCTTAAACACCCTCGATCATCACCCAAAACATGGCGCTACAAATTAATAAACGAGCACTCCAACTGATTTTATATCAATTCTACAGTGCCCGATACAGGTGAAATGATTATTTCAACCAGTATCTGATGTTTTTAGGATAGCATCATTTAGCGCTTTCTTCAACGATTGTCCATGTAATTTGGCATCTTTAACTATTTTTTGCTACACTAAGACCAGATTATTAGAAATTAGGTGGAAATTTTGGCTGTTGAACCATTATTGACCGTGACCAGCTCAGTGACAAAACAAACGAATCTATTGACTCGCTTCATACAAAATATTCAGTGGGAAAATATTATTGGTAAAATTGTCGCGGTAACGATCGAATTATTACTTTTAAGTGTCCTATTTTGGATCATTAATCGCATCACACGTCTGGTGCTCGAACGTAGCTTTAATAATTACAAAACAAAACGGAATTTAAGTGAAGGCCGTTCACAAACGATCTACACATTGATTCTCAATAGTTTTAAGTATTTGATCTTCTTCTTTTATCTTTATGCTATTTTGAGTATTCTTGGCGTCCCCGTTGGCACTTTGATCGCCAGTGCTGGTATCTTGAGTGTCGCTATTGGCCTAGGTGCGCAAAGTTTAGTTAAGGACTTCTTATCCGGCTTTTTTATTTTATTGGAACAGCAACTGGATGTTGGCGATCATATCAAAGTAGGCACGATCGAAGGAACCGTTATGGCAGTGGGCTTACGCACGACACAGGTCAAAAGCTTTGATGGCACATTAAACTTTATCCCTAACAGTAATATTAACATCGTTAGCAACCTGTCCCGTAGTAATATGCGCGTGCAGATCGACGTGCGGTTATTCCCTGATACTGATTCAGAGCAAGTACAAACAGTTTTAACTAAGGTCAATCAAGAATTAGCACCTAAATACCCTGAGATTCAATCCGGCCCCGATGTTTTTGGTCTAGTTGATCTAGGTAATGGTAATTTTGCGGTGCGAGTGCTGCTATACACCCAAAATGGCGCTCAAGGTCGGATTCAAAGTGACTTTTTAGCAGCATATATTGCGGCATTAAGTGATGCTGGTATTAAATTACCAACCACCCCACTACCAAGTACGCTCTAAGCAAAATATGCTTTTAAACCTTGTAAAAAGATTTGGTTAACTTGAGCCAAATCTTTTATTTTAACTAATAGTTTAACCGGTTGTGGGGTTTTAGCTGGTGCTAATTGCAACATACCTTTACTTAGTTGTGGTGTTGGTGCAGCCAAATAACCAGTTTCAAATTCAAATAACTCGGGCTGTAGTAAGCCTAAAGCAGTGACTCCATCCCAATTAACAAAGCCATCGACTTGCCACATCTGTTGGGTCACCTTCATCCAGTCACTGATAGTGTGTTCCAACCATTGTTGACGGTGATTGCTGCCATT
This is a stretch of genomic DNA from Loigolactobacillus coryniformis subsp. coryniformis KCTC 3167 = DSM 20001. It encodes these proteins:
- a CDS encoding mechanosensitive ion channel family protein, whose amino-acid sequence is MAVEPLLTVTSSVTKQTNLLTRFIQNIQWENIIGKIVAVTIELLLLSVLFWIINRITRLVLERSFNNYKTKRNLSEGRSQTIYTLILNSFKYLIFFFYLYAILSILGVPVGTLIASAGILSVAIGLGAQSLVKDFLSGFFILLEQQLDVGDHIKVGTIEGTVMAVGLRTTQVKSFDGTLNFIPNSNINIVSNLSRSNMRVQIDVRLFPDTDSEQVQTVLTKVNQELAPKYPEIQSGPDVFGLVDLGNGNFAVRVLLYTQNGAQGRIQSDFLAAYIAALSDAGIKLPTTPLPSTL